One Scyliorhinus canicula unplaced genomic scaffold, sScyCan1.1, whole genome shotgun sequence genomic window carries:
- the LOC119959788 gene encoding zinc finger protein 615-like: MEVCECGSGCLGGIFKGEDLQQEISNQTSHQDLTVTRFVSTGETIGHFTISVTGKAPRLPHQGETVGIVGRDSLPHLSWKLIDSLTQETVHLLSVWERIYCFIQPADTPVRSHCSPALRGKGVTTSSSLHKHQQVHTGERLYTCSLRGKGFVHSFILLTHWQLHTEMPFICSVCGKGFGDSSKLLTHSRIHTGERPFTCSDCGKGFAQLCSLLRHQRIHTREMPFICS; encoded by the exons ATGGAGGTCTGCGAGTGCGGGAGCGGCTGTTTGGGCGG GATATTcaaaggggaggatttgcagcaagaaatctcaaaccaaacttcacatcaagatctgacagtcactcgattCGTTAGCACGGGGGAAACCATCGGCCATTttaccatcagtgtgactggaaaagcaccgagactccCGCACCAGGGGGAAACCGtagggattgtgggaagggattcacttccccatctgagctggaaactcatcgactcaCTCACacaagagaccgttcacctgctctcagtgtgggaaaggatttactgcttcatccaacctgctgacacaccagtgaggtcacactgttcacctgctctgcggGGGAAGGGAGTTACTACTTCATCCAGTCTACAcaaacaccagcaagttcacactggggagagactatATACCTGCTCGCTGCGTGGGAAAGGATTCGTCCATTCATTCATTCTGCTTACACACTGGCAACTTCACACTGAGATGCCGTTTATCTGCTCTGTGTGCGGGAAGGGATTCGGTGATTCATCCAAACTGCTCACACATtcacgaattcacactggggagagaccgttcacctgttctgactgtgggaagggattcgctcagttatgcagcctgctgaggcaccagcgaattcacactcggGAGATGCCGTttatctgctcc